In the genome of Oscillospiraceae bacterium, the window AGCTTTGTCACCTGTTTCAAGCGCAAATCGTGACGCTCCGTATGCGTACATTGCCGCGTCACCGCGGTCTCCCGCGCCCTCCCATATATCGATTCCCTCGGCGATTATGGACGAAGGAATCGGCGTATAATCAGGACCCATAAAAGGTATGTACAGCCTGTAGCAATTTAATGAAGCTATATTTCCTTCTTTATAACCAAGGAACGGAAAAAACGGCCCGGCATATTCCGCCTGATCGTTTGCCCATACCGCGGCGTAATATGATCCGCCACCCGGACCGTGCATAAGTCCGCCTTTTGTTTCAAATATGCTCTCCGAAGCCCGGAGCTTTGCCATATTAAACGCATTAGCAAGCACCGGATCGGGGCATTCAAATATCAGTGATTGCGAAATATTTTTTACAAGAGAAAGCCTTTTATTCAATTCATCATCGGCGTCAAGGACCGGAACGCCGTTCATTATTTTTCTGCCGGAATATGTTATTCCGAAAGCTATTTCTTCACCGGGCTTTAATTCAGTTCTGAGCGGAGCATTATGGTTTACTTCCAGTATATATATTCCGTAAACCCCTCTGGCAGTTTTAACATCGTTAAGCGGCATTATATCAATGGAAGCTGATTTTTCAGAACTGTTTTTCAGAATAATGCGATCCATAACAGCCTGATGCCCTGTGGTCGGGAAAACAGTACGGATTATATCGATATTCTGCTTTGTATGGCTTTTGATGGTAAGTACACCGTTGAAAACAATGTGGTAAGGCTTTTCGTCTGATATGCTTTCACCGTTTATTATGATGTGCGATGCGGTATCCATGCCGTATTTCTGAATAAGGCTGGCATGCGTATTATTCGGTATCGTTCTGAGCATAGGATAGACAACACTGCGCGTCAAGGTCAAATTACCGTTGCCGTCAACTCCGTAATATACAATAGTTGAAACAAATTTACCGCTCATTTCGATATGGTCTTCGTGCGGTATATTTTTATCCTCAGATACATTCCAGCAAATACTTCCGTCATTGTTCAGTTTCCAACGTGTGCTTTCGTCGGTTTTCATGGGTGTTTTAATTAATATATCCATATTTACTCCTATAGTATTGATTCACGACTATGTAAACTAATCGTTATGTATCAATCATTTATTGTTAATAATTTAATATATGTGAATGATCATTAAATACATGAAGATAATACTTTTCGTCTTTTTCATTATACTTTATAATTGAGATTGAACAATTTTCAGGAGGAAGCCCCAAATAGAATCTTTTTTCCTGCGAAATATTCAGTAGCCCGCAAATTATCGAGCGAATTGTTCCGCCATGGCATACAATCGCTACTTTATTATATTTTTTTATCAGTGGTTGTATAATTATTTTACACCTTTGCCATACAGCTTCGCCGTTTTCTCCGTTTGGATATGCTATATCTTCATCATGTGAAATCCATTTTGAATAAGTATCCGGAAATAAATCCCATGATTTCAGATATAAATCTCCCATATCTATCTCCCGCAAGGCTTTATCACATATAACCTTACTACGACATAATTCGCTTAATATATTGGCTGTTTGTTGTGCTCTGGATAAATCACTGGTCAATATAACATCAAGCTGTAGCTTCTTGCATCTCTGCGAAAGTAACTTAGCTTGCTCAATTCCCTTTTCAGTTAACGGGGGATCCATAACTTGTCTTTCATAATTATAGTATTCAGGCAACGATCGAAAGCTTTCGCCATGTCTAATTAGATATAAATCCATATGCTATCCTTTAATTAATATTTTAACCTCATGTATATAAAATAAACTCTTATAGGATAAATAAAATCAATTAATAGAATTCAGCTATTTTAATTCGTAAACGTCTTTCGCACTTCCGACAGATCATGCCCTGTCGGATTCTGGAAAATACGAAGGTCAAATTCCGCGGCGACGGC includes:
- a CDS encoding histidine phosphatase family protein encodes the protein MDLYLIRHGESFRSLPEYYNYERQVMDPPLTEKGIEQAKLLSQRCKKLQLDVILTSDLSRAQQTANILSELCRSKVICDKALREIDMGDLYLKSWDLFPDTYSKWISHDEDIAYPNGENGEAVWQRCKIIIQPLIKKYNKVAIVCHGGTIRSIICGLLNISQEKRFYLGLPPENCSISIIKYNEKDEKYYLHVFNDHSHILNY